One window of the Eucalyptus grandis isolate ANBG69807.140 chromosome 8, ASM1654582v1, whole genome shotgun sequence genome contains the following:
- the LOC104415662 gene encoding LOW QUALITY PROTEIN: probable DNA primase large subunit (The sequence of the model RefSeq protein was modified relative to this genomic sequence to represent the inferred CDS: inserted 2 bases in 2 codons), translating into MQSLGTRRVNHQNDAVAVAVAGAASTLPLYRSAPPLEVRLEDFEAFAVDRLRVLKAISDGLSRGKKPEEMKNLVDELLKTHMSHPKPSEAVNKDVISHFVLRLVYCRTEDLRKWFLSMETMLFRYRFKRESAEAQRALMADFNLPYKAVNTAEFESVKDKLGQVARSIGQPLLTADAIFYKVPFEDVPELVAGRRVYIHRGNAYVAMNQVVSLVVTQFRSFLSKALILTNRKWTSSIKEQEKDRLTPIVEVLSTSYLGPDYSQPRESAEISLKDIDHLAKSSFPLCMRHLYDKLKEDHHLKHGGXMQLGLFSSLSVCIQGVGLKLDDALAFWRAEFSQKVGAERFXKEYAYNIRHNYGREGKRTDYTPFSCQKVISSTPGVGDHHGCPFRHFSEENLRAALGGMGVGNRGMDDIIDKVRNRHYQVACTLTFEAVHGSSCDAGINHPNQYFIDSQKILQSKNQPTT; encoded by the exons atgcagagCCTTGGGACGCGCAGGGTTAACCACCAGAAcgacgccgtcgccgtcgccgtcgccggcgccgCCTCCACGCTGCCTCTCTACCGCTCGGCGCCGCCGCTCGAGGTCAGGCTCGAGGACTTCGAGGCCTTCGCCGTCGATCGCCTCCGAg TTCTCAAGGCGATCTCCGATGGATTGTCCCGAGGAAAGAAGCCTGAGGAGATGAAAAACCTG GTTGATGAACTGTTGAAAACGCACATGAGCCATCCTAAGCCATCGGAGGCTGTCAACAAGGACGTCATCTCTCATTTCGTCCTGCGTCTCGTGTACTGTAGAAC TGAGGATTTGCGGAAGTGGTTTCTCTCGATGGAGACGATGCTCTTCAGATACCGTTTCAAGCGTGAAAGTGCAGAAGCTCAG AGAGCACTTATGGCTGATTTCAACCTCCCCTACAAGGCAGTTAATACTGCAGAATTTGAG AGTGTAAAGGATAAATTGGGCCAGGTTGCACGTTCCATTGGTCAGCCTCTGCTAACAG CGGATGCTATATTTTACAAG GTACCTTTTGAAGATGTTCCAGAACTTGTAGCTGGCCGCAGGGTGTATATTCATCGAGGAAATGCTTATGTGGCTATGAATCAG GTGGTCTCGCTTGTTGTCACACAGTTCCGTAGTTTTCTGTCAAAGGCGCTCATCCTGACAAACAG GAAATGGACCTCGTCTATCAAAGAACAAGAGAAAGATCGCTTGACCCCT ATTGTTGAAGTTTTGTCAACGAGCTACTTGGGTCCTGATTATTCACAG CCAAGGGAATCTGCTGAAATATCACTGAAAGATATAGATCACTTGGCTAAGAGTTCCTTCCCTCTTTGTATGCGTCACCTCTATGATAAG TTGAAAGAGGACCATCATTTAAAGCATGGAG GGATGCAATTAGGTCTTTTCTCAAG TTTGTCTGTCTGTATACAGGGAGTTGGCTTGAAGCTGGATGATGCACTTGCATTCTGGAGAGCTGAATTCTCCCAGAAG GTTGGCGCTGAAAGGT GAAAAGAGTATGCTTATAACATACGACACAATTATggaagagaagggaaaagaaca GATTACACACCGTTTTCTTGTCAAAAGGTCATTTCATCAACTCCTGGTGTTGGGGATCATCATGGGTGTCCTTTCCGACATTTCAG TGAAGAAAATCTAAGGGCTGCTCTTGGTGGAATGGGAGTAGGTAATCGAGGAATGGATGACATAATTGACAAAGTGCGAAACCGACATTATCAG GTGGCGTGTACATTAACATTTGAAGCTGTTCATGGATCATCATGTGATGCTGGCATCAACCATCCCAATCAGTACTTTATTGACAGCCAAAAGATTCTGCAGTCTAAG AACCAGCCCACCACGTAA